In Pseudomonadota bacterium, one DNA window encodes the following:
- a CDS encoding sigma-70 family RNA polymerase sigma factor yields PLVEDVPVLEASPVVEDVPVLEAPPVVEDVPVLEAPPLVEDVPVLEASPVVEDVPVLEAPPVVEDGGMAATGVAEASAVEASSAEATGEALQIEGAPSIEHAPVYIEAAPIMEAPPSQDAEAPPPPQSSLAPPPAVPPVDGEDDDFFLEGPPPDLAAG; encoded by the coding sequence CCGCTGGTCGAAGACGTTCCGGTGCTCGAGGCGTCCCCCGTTGTCGAAGACGTTCCCGTCCTCGAGGCGCCCCCCGTTGTCGAAGACGTTCCCGTCCTCGAGGCGCCCCCGCTGGTCGAAGACGTTCCGGTGCTCGAGGCGTCCCCCGTTGTCGAAGACGTTCCCGTCCTCGAGGCGCCCCCCGTTGTCGAAGACGGGGGCATGGCGGCGACCGGAGTCGCGGAGGCGTCAGCTGTGGAGGCTTCTTCCGCCGAGGCGACGGGCGAAGCGCTCCAGATCGAGGGTGCGCCGTCCATTGAGCACGCGCCTGTCTACATCGAAGCCGCCCCCATCATGGAGGCGCCGCCTTCACAGGATGCAGAGGCTCCGCCTCCGCCTCAGTCATCGTTGGCTCCGCCTCCAGCCGTCCCCCCCGTCGACGGGGAGGA